The following coding sequences lie in one Arachis hypogaea cultivar Tifrunner chromosome 4, arahy.Tifrunner.gnm2.J5K5, whole genome shotgun sequence genomic window:
- the LOC112796317 gene encoding probable protein phosphatase 2C 42 isoform X2 codes for MMNLLSLCWKPFGHGGGDAVSSAAGREGKDGLLWFRDVGRYGSGEFSMAVVQANQVLEDQSQIESGPLGTFVGVYDGHGGPDASRYVCDNLFRNFQAASAESQGVVTAETIQTAFRRTEEGFTALVSDLWSTRPQVATTGTCCLVGVIFQQTLFVANLGDSRVVLGKKVGNTGGVAAIQLSAEHNANLEAVRQELKELHPDDPQIVVLKHGVWRVKGIIQFCQNACKSKLGMLNIVLIDGLWEHLSNERAVDIVHSNPRVGSAKRLVKAALQEAARKREMRYSDLRKIDKKVRRHFHDDITVIVLFLNHDLISRGTLLHPPLSIRSALDH; via the exons ATGATGAATCTTCTTTCTCTATGTTGGAAGCCGTTCGGCCACGGCGGCGGTGATGCTGTCTCTTCCGCCGCCGGAAGGGAAGGCAAGGACGGCCTTCTCTGGTTCCGCGATGTCGGAAGGTACGGCTCCGGCGAATTCTCGATGGCCGTTGTCCAGGCTAACCAGGTCCTCGAGGATCAGAGCCAGATCGAGTCCGGTCCCCTCGGAACCTTCGTCGGCGTCTACGACGGCCACGGTGGCCCCGACGCCTCACGCTATGTCTGCGATAACTTGTTCCGCAACTTTCAAG CTGCGTCAGCTGAGTCACAGGGGGTTGTGACGGCCGAGACTATTCAAACTGCGTTCCGGAGAACTGAGGAAGGGTTCACTGCTCTTGTTTCTGATCTGTGGAGTACTCGGCCTCAAGTTGCCACTACCGGGACATGCTGTCTGGTTGGAGTGATCTTCCAGCAGACGCTATTCGTGGCGAATCTAGGAGATTCCCGTGTTGTGTTGGGTAAGAAAGTTGGCAACACTGGTGGGGTAGCAGCGATTCAGCTATCTGCTGAACACAATGCAAATCTTGAGGCTGTTAGGCAGGAGCTTAAAGAATTGCATCCTGATGATCCCCAAATTGTTGTCCTTAAACATGGAGTGTGGAGAGTAAAAGGCATTATTCAG TTCTGCCAGAATGCTTGTAAAAGTAAACTGGGAATGTTAAACATTGTTCTTATTG ATGGTTTATGGGAGCACCTGAGTAATGAAAGAGCAGTGGATATTGTTCACAGCAATCCACGTGTG GGTAGTGCGAAGAGGCTAGTGAAGGCTGCACTACAGGAAGCAGCAAGAAAACGAGAAATGAGATATTCAGACCTGAGGAAGATAGACAAGAAGGTTCGGCGCCATTTTCACGATGATATAACTGTTATTGTTTTATTCTTAAACCACGACCTTATCTCCAGAGGCACCCTTCTCCACCCTCCACTATCCATTCGCAGCGCCCTCGATCACTGA
- the LOC112796317 gene encoding probable protein phosphatase 2C 42 isoform X1, with protein MMNLLSLCWKPFGHGGGDAVSSAAGREGKDGLLWFRDVGRYGSGEFSMAVVQANQVLEDQSQIESGPLGTFVGVYDGHGGPDASRYVCDNLFRNFQAASAESQGVVTAETIQTAFRRTEEGFTALVSDLWSTRPQVATTGTCCLVGVIFQQTLFVANLGDSRVVLGKKVGNTGGVAAIQLSAEHNANLEAVRQELKELHPDDPQIVVLKHGVWRVKGIIQVSRSIGDVYMKHAQFNREPINPKFRLPEPMNMPILSANPTIISHPLQPNDSFLIFASDGLWEHLSNERAVDIVHSNPRVGSAKRLVKAALQEAARKREMRYSDLRKIDKKVRRHFHDDITVIVLFLNHDLISRGTLLHPPLSIRSALDH; from the exons ATGATGAATCTTCTTTCTCTATGTTGGAAGCCGTTCGGCCACGGCGGCGGTGATGCTGTCTCTTCCGCCGCCGGAAGGGAAGGCAAGGACGGCCTTCTCTGGTTCCGCGATGTCGGAAGGTACGGCTCCGGCGAATTCTCGATGGCCGTTGTCCAGGCTAACCAGGTCCTCGAGGATCAGAGCCAGATCGAGTCCGGTCCCCTCGGAACCTTCGTCGGCGTCTACGACGGCCACGGTGGCCCCGACGCCTCACGCTATGTCTGCGATAACTTGTTCCGCAACTTTCAAG CTGCGTCAGCTGAGTCACAGGGGGTTGTGACGGCCGAGACTATTCAAACTGCGTTCCGGAGAACTGAGGAAGGGTTCACTGCTCTTGTTTCTGATCTGTGGAGTACTCGGCCTCAAGTTGCCACTACCGGGACATGCTGTCTGGTTGGAGTGATCTTCCAGCAGACGCTATTCGTGGCGAATCTAGGAGATTCCCGTGTTGTGTTGGGTAAGAAAGTTGGCAACACTGGTGGGGTAGCAGCGATTCAGCTATCTGCTGAACACAATGCAAATCTTGAGGCTGTTAGGCAGGAGCTTAAAGAATTGCATCCTGATGATCCCCAAATTGTTGTCCTTAAACATGGAGTGTGGAGAGTAAAAGGCATTATTCAG GTTTCTAGATCTATAGGTGACGTATATATGAAACATGCGCAGTTTAACCGGGAACCAATTAATCCCAAATTCAGACTTCCTGAACCAATGAACATGCCTATCTTGTCTGCTAATCCAACTATTATTTCTCATCCTCTCCAACCAAATGATTCCTTCCTTATATTTGCATCAGATGGTTTATGGGAGCACCTGAGTAATGAAAGAGCAGTGGATATTGTTCACAGCAATCCACGTGTG GGTAGTGCGAAGAGGCTAGTGAAGGCTGCACTACAGGAAGCAGCAAGAAAACGAGAAATGAGATATTCAGACCTGAGGAAGATAGACAAGAAGGTTCGGCGCCATTTTCACGATGATATAACTGTTATTGTTTTATTCTTAAACCACGACCTTATCTCCAGAGGCACCCTTCTCCACCCTCCACTATCCATTCGCAGCGCCCTCGATCACTGA
- the LOC112796318 gene encoding uncharacterized protein isoform X1 has product MKDHQLQTPLKLSLSTRSAENHHAKSKVPSSKKSSKITRKNLNAEFTCVSEDSVDSSPISEISYLNYNDDAKTLLEETPSVTLLPTDTTLSEITNDVTGTGSTIDDCELDGFKFNSVEAEIALNFLKKSKVHLLKSSNVAPHYRKLIGEIIEYTIQDLSTKNMPEDTDCFNKVSSEKIRTVFLCFFVWIIVVWFMLFFNSGIPSGVVPT; this is encoded by the exons ATGAAGGATCACCAACTCCAAACACCACTGAAGCTCTCTCTCTCTACTCGCTCCGCAGAGAATCACCATGCCAAATCCAAAGTTCCCTCTTCCAAGAAATCTAGTAAG ATCACCCGCAAGAACTTGAATGCAGAATTCACTTGCGTTTCTGAGGATTCCGTGGACTCCTCACCGATCTCTGAGATCTCCTACCTAAACTACAACGATGATGCTAAG ACCTTATTGGAAGAAACTCCTTCCGTGACCTTGCTTCCAACGGATACAACTCTCTCTGAAATTACCAATGATGTAACAGGAACTGGTTCAACTATTGATGACTGTGAGTTGGATGGTTTCAAGTTCAATTCTGTGGAGGCAGAGATTGCTCTTAATTTCCTCAAAAAATCAAAAGTTCATCTCCTCAAGTCCTCCAATGTTGCTCCGCACTATAGGAAACTGATTGGTGAAATAATTGAGTATACCATACAGGATCTCAGCACAAAGAACATGCCAGAGGACACAGACTGCTTTAACAAAGTGTCATCAGAAAAAATTCGAACGGTATTTCTATGCTTCTTCGTTTGGATAATTGTCGTGTGGTTTATGCTTTTCTTCAATTCAGGTATTCCAAGTGGAGTGGTGCCGACTTGA
- the LOC112796317 gene encoding probable protein phosphatase 2C 42 isoform X3: MMNLLSLCWKPFGHGGGDAVSSAAGREGKDGLLWFRDVGRYGSGEFSMAVVQANQVLEDQSQIESGPLGTFVGVYDGHGGPDASRYVCDNLFRNFQAASAESQGVVTAETIQTAFRRTEEGFTALVSDLWSTRPQVATTGTCCLVGVIFQQTLFVANLGDSRVVLGKKVGNTGGVAAIQLSAEHNANLEAVRQELKELHPDDPQIVVLKHGVWRVKGIIQVSRSIDGLWEHLSNERAVDIVHSNPRVGSAKRLVKAALQEAARKREMRYSDLRKIDKKVRRHFHDDITVIVLFLNHDLISRGTLLHPPLSIRSALDH; this comes from the exons ATGATGAATCTTCTTTCTCTATGTTGGAAGCCGTTCGGCCACGGCGGCGGTGATGCTGTCTCTTCCGCCGCCGGAAGGGAAGGCAAGGACGGCCTTCTCTGGTTCCGCGATGTCGGAAGGTACGGCTCCGGCGAATTCTCGATGGCCGTTGTCCAGGCTAACCAGGTCCTCGAGGATCAGAGCCAGATCGAGTCCGGTCCCCTCGGAACCTTCGTCGGCGTCTACGACGGCCACGGTGGCCCCGACGCCTCACGCTATGTCTGCGATAACTTGTTCCGCAACTTTCAAG CTGCGTCAGCTGAGTCACAGGGGGTTGTGACGGCCGAGACTATTCAAACTGCGTTCCGGAGAACTGAGGAAGGGTTCACTGCTCTTGTTTCTGATCTGTGGAGTACTCGGCCTCAAGTTGCCACTACCGGGACATGCTGTCTGGTTGGAGTGATCTTCCAGCAGACGCTATTCGTGGCGAATCTAGGAGATTCCCGTGTTGTGTTGGGTAAGAAAGTTGGCAACACTGGTGGGGTAGCAGCGATTCAGCTATCTGCTGAACACAATGCAAATCTTGAGGCTGTTAGGCAGGAGCTTAAAGAATTGCATCCTGATGATCCCCAAATTGTTGTCCTTAAACATGGAGTGTGGAGAGTAAAAGGCATTATTCAG GTTTCTAGATCTATAG ATGGTTTATGGGAGCACCTGAGTAATGAAAGAGCAGTGGATATTGTTCACAGCAATCCACGTGTG GGTAGTGCGAAGAGGCTAGTGAAGGCTGCACTACAGGAAGCAGCAAGAAAACGAGAAATGAGATATTCAGACCTGAGGAAGATAGACAAGAAGGTTCGGCGCCATTTTCACGATGATATAACTGTTATTGTTTTATTCTTAAACCACGACCTTATCTCCAGAGGCACCCTTCTCCACCCTCCACTATCCATTCGCAGCGCCCTCGATCACTGA
- the LOC112796318 gene encoding uncharacterized protein isoform X2, with the protein MPNPKFPLPRNLITRKNLNAEFTCVSEDSVDSSPISEISYLNYNDDAKTLLEETPSVTLLPTDTTLSEITNDVTGTGSTIDDCELDGFKFNSVEAEIALNFLKKSKVHLLKSSNVAPHYRKLIGEIIEYTIQDLSTKNMPEDTDCFNKVSSEKIRTVFLCFFVWIIVVWFMLFFNSGIPSGVVPT; encoded by the exons ATGCCAAATCCAAAGTTCCCTCTTCCAAGAAATCTA ATCACCCGCAAGAACTTGAATGCAGAATTCACTTGCGTTTCTGAGGATTCCGTGGACTCCTCACCGATCTCTGAGATCTCCTACCTAAACTACAACGATGATGCTAAG ACCTTATTGGAAGAAACTCCTTCCGTGACCTTGCTTCCAACGGATACAACTCTCTCTGAAATTACCAATGATGTAACAGGAACTGGTTCAACTATTGATGACTGTGAGTTGGATGGTTTCAAGTTCAATTCTGTGGAGGCAGAGATTGCTCTTAATTTCCTCAAAAAATCAAAAGTTCATCTCCTCAAGTCCTCCAATGTTGCTCCGCACTATAGGAAACTGATTGGTGAAATAATTGAGTATACCATACAGGATCTCAGCACAAAGAACATGCCAGAGGACACAGACTGCTTTAACAAAGTGTCATCAGAAAAAATTCGAACGGTATTTCTATGCTTCTTCGTTTGGATAATTGTCGTGTGGTTTATGCTTTTCTTCAATTCAGGTATTCCAAGTGGAGTGGTGCCGACTTGA